The DNA region TCCGCGCTCCGGGCGGACATGCGCGCGTGCAGCGAGTCGATGGCGCCCTCCAGGCTGGCCACCTCCTCCAACTGGTCGGGGTCCGGTCTGGGCACGCCGCCCGCGCCCTCGGCGAGCCCCCGGGTGTTGCGCGTCAGGCTGTCGAGCTGCCGCTGGAGCGCGCCCCGGCTGAGGCCCAGCGCCATGAGGGAGCCGGCGAGCGTGACGAGCGCGATGGCCACCGCGTTGCCCGGCGTGCCCAGCACGGCCACGAGCACGCCCACCAGCGTCGCGGGGAGCAAGAGGGGCAGCAGGGTGTAGCGCAGGGGCATGGCGGGGAGGAGTCAGGGGGGGCTGAGCTTGTAGCCGACGCCGCGCACCGTCTCGATGATGTCGCCGGCCGGCCCCAGCTTCTCGCGCAGCCGCTTGATGTGCGTGTCCACGGTGCGGGTGTGGATCTCCGCCTGGATGCCCCAGACGTCGGACAGGAGCACCTCGCGCGTCTGGACGCGGTCGCTGCGCTCCAGCAGCGTGCGCAGCAGGCGGAACTCCAGCGCGGTGAGCACCACCTCCGCCCCCTTCACGCGCACCTGGTGGCGGGAGGTGTCCAGCGCGATGTCCCCGGCGGCCAGCACCTGGGCGGGGCCGTCCTCGGCGTCCGCGCGGCGCAGCACGGCCTTGACCCGCAGCAGCAGCTCCCGGACGGAGAAGGGCTTCACGACGTAGTCGTCCGCGCCCAGCTCCAGGCCCTGCACGCGGTCGGACTCCTGGCCCTTGGCGCTGACGATGATGACGGACGTCTTGCGCAGCTCGGGGTCCTGCTTGAGCAGGCGCAGCACCTCGCCGCCGGCGATGTCCGGCAGCATCAGGTCCAGCAGCAAGAGGTCCGGCGGGTTCGCCCGGGCGCGCGCCAGTCCACCCGCGCCGGTGTTCGCCGTCTCCGTGTCGAAGCCGGCCGCGCGCAGGTTGTACTCGACGAGCCCGGCCAGG from Myxococcus stipitatus includes:
- a CDS encoding response regulator, producing the protein MTRILIIEDEQDLAGLVEYNLRAAGFDTETANTGAGGLARARANPPDLLLLDLMLPDIAGGEVLRLLKQDPELRKTSVIIVSAKGQESDRVQGLELGADDYVVKPFSVRELLLRVKAVLRRADAEDGPAQVLAAGDIALDTSRHQVRVKGAEVVLTALEFRLLRTLLERSDRVQTREVLLSDVWGIQAEIHTRTVDTHIKRLREKLGPAGDIIETVRGVGYKLSPP